In Onychostoma macrolepis isolate SWU-2019 chromosome 12, ASM1243209v1, whole genome shotgun sequence, a single window of DNA contains:
- the LOC131550590 gene encoding monocarboxylate transporter 7, with translation MALWIFRLKGCLGSKVYSEVPDGGWGWIVAVAFFLVEVFTYGVIKSFGIFLKDLMSDFGESNSRVSWVISICVFVMTFTAPLSSVLSNRFGFQPVVMFGGFLISLGTISTAFTSSINQMYLTIGIVTGLGYCLTFLPTVTILSQYFSRRRSVVTAMASTGESFAIFAFAPAFTALKNFIGWRYTMVVIGTLQGITVICGALLCPIVIKPKTSPTDTEQKITCSLPEEQMQGSASSGDSGAQSLDELKRGLKSGKEQREVEPLQIHPKQQMSTKNKLLDLTVLKECSFLCYSAFGLFATLGFFAPQLYVVELSASLGTKRDKAVYMLSTMAIAEIFGRLSIGWVLNWGRIRKIFVLLGCVSLMCLVLMLFTVVNGFWGLAVCCVLYGFLLGNIASTHIPMLAEDDVVGIQRMPLAVGVYVCIQSFAGLAGPPLGGVLVDVTQNYRAAFYSCAAGMGLGAIFLGLVRPAQLYSRRDNGQNNPIVEQVSKDKLEEILEVDNQDIKS, from the exons ATGGCACTGTGGATTTTCAGACTAAAAGGCTGTCTTGGCTCTAAAGTGTACTCAGAGGTTCCAGATGGTGGTTGGGGTTGGATTGTGGCTGTGGCCTTTTTCCTGGTGGAGGTGTTCACTTACGGGGTTATCAAAAGTTTTGGGATTTTTCTCAAGGACTTAATGAGTGACTTTGGCGAGAGCAACAGTCGAGTATCATGGGTCATTTCAATATGTGTCTTTGTTATGACTTTCACAG CTCCATTATCATCAGTGCTGAGTAATCGATTTGGCTTCCAGCCAGTTGTGATGTTTGGAGGATTCCTCATATCTCTGGGCACAATCTCAACAGCATTCACCAGCTCCATCAATCAGATGTACCTCACTATTGGGATTGTGACAG GACTGGGCTACTGTCTGACATTTCTGCCAACCGTCACAATCTTGTCCCAGTACTTCAGCAGACGTCGTTCTGTGGTCACAGCCATGGCCTCAACTGGAGAGTCATTTGCTATATTTGCTTTTGCGCCAG CCTTCACAGCTCTTAAGAACTTCATTGGCTGGAGGTACACAATGGTGGTGATTGGAACGTTACAGGGCATCACTGTTATCTGTGGGGCTCTGCTCTGTCCCATAGTCATCAAACCAAAGACTTCTCCAACAGATACTGAGCAGAAGATCACATGCTCTCTTCCTGAAGAACAAATGCAAGGCTCTGCTAGCTCTGGAGATTCAGGTGCACAGTCACTTGATGAGCTGAAACGGGGTCTCAAATCTGGGAAGGAACAGAGAGAAGTGGAACCACTTCAGATCCATCCAAAACAACAGATGTCAACCAAAAATAAGCTCCTAGATTTGACTGTACTAAAAGAATGCAGTTTCTTATGTTATTCAGCCTTTGGCCTTTTTGCAACACTGGGCTTTTTCGCCCCACAGTTGTATGTGGTGGAGCTCAGCGCCAGTTTGGGTACCAAGAGGGACAAAGCTGTCTATATGCTGTCAACAATGGCCATTGCTGAGATCTTTGGACGTCTCTCCATCGGATGGGTCCTGAACTGGGGGCGTATCAGGAAGATCTTCGTACTTCTTGGATGCGTGTCACTGATGTGCCTGGTGCTGATGTTGTTTACTGTGGTAAATGGCTTCTGGGGACTGGCAGTGTGCTGTGTGCTTTACGGCTTCTTACTTGGGAACATTGCATCCACGCACATCCCAATGTTGGCCGAGGACGATGTCGTAGGGATCCAGAGGATGCCCTTAGCTGTAGGCGTCTATGTCTGTATTCAGAGCTTTGCAGGACTGGCTGGTCCACCATTAGGAG GTGTCCTTGTGGATGTTACACAAAATTACAGGGCTGCATTCTACTCCTGTGCTGCGGGAATGGGACTAGGTGCCATCTTCCTTGGGCTCGTACGTCCAGCTCAACTGTACTCGAGGAGGGACAATGGACAGAATAACCCCATAGTAGAGCAAGTGTCCAAAGACAAACTGGAGGAAATTCTAGAAgtggataatcaagatattaagtcttga
- the LOC131550591 gene encoding archaemetzincin-2 → MQVIEHPVERLHTALLSTRKDLIETYQQFSRPEKTLLEEGLRPGNSLFNPITIHSDSDWIPAHPEDPQDFQSFYINPYRRSPSSGHNTIYIQTIGSFGEGAVVAEQYVEWLKDYCQAFYYGLAVKLLPPVTVASTACSFRINDNTYNLQLHAGELLNFLKKKKPRDAFCIVGITMIDLYPRESWNFVFGQASLTEGMGVFSFARYDDHFYQRSYAGRLKKKIKLKQGDYSVFENYYTPPITSTLLLRSCKTLTHEIGHIFGVKHCQWLNCVMQGSNHLEESDRRPLDLCPICLRKLQSAIGFKIAGRYKALLHWIEDGAASSGQHSKPTQAFQEYKHWLYKCLRILEGEKS, encoded by the exons ATGCAGGTTATTGAGCATCCTGTTGAGAGACTGCACACTGCTCTCCTGTCCACACGGAAAGATCTAATAGAAACATACCAACAATTCAGCAGACCAGAGAAGACACTTTTAGAAGAAGGACTCCGGCCTGGCAATTCACTTTTCAACCCCATCACCATTCACTCCGACTCAGACTGGATTCCTGCACATCCAGAGGATCCGCAAgactttcagagtttttacaTTAACCCTTACCGCCGTTCTCCAAGCAGTGGGCATAATACCATCTACATTCAAACTATTG GCTCTTTTGGGGAAGGAGCGGTTGTGGCAGAGCAGTATGTTGAATGGCTGAAGGACTACTGCCAGGCATTTTATTATGGACTAGCGGTCAAGCTTTTACCACCGGTAACAGTTGCTTCAACAGCCTGTTCATTTCGCATCAACGACAACACATACAACCTTCAGCTTCATGCTG GAGAGCTGTTGAATTTCTTGAAAAAGAAGAAGCCCAGAGATGCCTTTTGCATTGTGGGGATCACCATGATTGACTTGTACCCCAGAGAGTCATGGAATTTTGTTTTTGGCCAGGCTTCTCTCACTGAAG GAATGGGAGTATTCAGCTTTGCCCGATATGATGATCATTTTTACCAGAGAAGCTATGCAGGACGGCTGaagaagaaaattaaactgaagCAAGGAGACTATTCAGTGTTTGAGAATTACTACACTCCTCCAATCACTAGCACTCTCCTCCTCCGCTCCTGCAAG ACCCTGACGCATGAGATTGGACATATATTCGGTGTGAAGCACTGCCAGTGGCTAAACTGTGTCATGCAAGGCTCCAATCACTTAGAGGAGTCTGACCGTCGACCACTTGACCTTTGCCCCATCTGTTTGCGTAAACTACAGTCAGCCATTGGATTCAAGATAGCCGGCAGATACAAG GCCTTACTGCACTGGATTGAAGATGGAGCTGCCAGCAGTGGACAACATTCAAAACCCACTCAAGCCTTCCAAGAGTATAAACACTGGTTGTATAAGTGCTTACGAATATTGGAAGGTGAAAAATCATGA